The Oxobacter pfennigii genome has a segment encoding these proteins:
- a CDS encoding V-type ATP synthase subunit D, with amino-acid sequence MRLNVNPTRMENTRLKKRLKVAARGHKLLKDKQDELMKKFIELIKRNNELRLSVEKELSESLKEFMMAKAVMSTEMLEAAILIPTERVSLDVSQRNIMSVNVPVMKFVRDAKQGASIYPYGFAQSSGELDRAIKKLYDILPHLLELAEVEKTCQLMADEIEKTRRRVNALEYVMIPQLEETIKYITMKLEENERGNLTRLMKIKSMMEKAE; translated from the coding sequence ATGCGTTTGAATGTAAACCCTACCAGGATGGAGAATACCCGCCTAAAGAAAAGGCTTAAGGTTGCAGCAAGAGGGCATAAGCTTTTAAAGGATAAACAGGATGAGCTGATGAAAAAATTCATAGAGCTTATTAAGAGAAATAATGAGCTTAGATTAAGCGTTGAAAAAGAACTGTCCGAATCTTTGAAAGAATTTATGATGGCAAAAGCCGTCATGTCTACAGAAATGCTGGAAGCTGCCATACTTATACCTACTGAGAGGGTAAGCCTTGATGTATCTCAAAGAAACATAATGAGCGTAAACGTTCCCGTTATGAAATTTGTAAGAGATGCAAAACAAGGTGCCAGTATTTATCCCTACGGTTTTGCTCAGAGCAGCGGCGAGCTGGACAGAGCGATAAAAAAGCTATATGATATTTTACCTCATCTCCTTGAACTTGCAGAGGTGGAAAAGACCTGCCAGCTTATGGCAGACGAAATCGAAAAGACCAGGAGAAGGGTTAACGCATTGGAATATGTAATGATTCCTCAATTGGAGGAAACTATAAAATATATCACCATGAAGCTTGAAGAGAATGAAAGAGGAAATCTCACAAGGCTCATGAAGATAAAGAGCATGATGGAAAAAGCGGAATAA
- a CDS encoding V-type ATP synthase subunit B, translated as MLKEYRTVREVAGPLMLVDQVEGAAYDELVEIETQTGEIRRGRVLEINGDKALIQLFESSSGINLRDSKVRFLGRSLELGVSIDMLGRVFDGLGRPKDDGPKILPEKRVDISGEPINPVARDYPSEFIQTGISAIDGLNTLVRGQKLPIFSGSGLPHSRLAAQIARQAKVLAADSKFAVVFAAMGITFEEADFFISDFKKTGAIDRAVLFMNLANDPAIERIATPRMALTCAEYLAYEKDMHVLVILTDMTNYAEALREVSAARKEVPGRRGYPGYLYTDLSTLYERAGRIKGREGSITQIPILTMPEDDKTHPIPDLTGYITEGQIILSRELYRKGLMPPIDVLPSLSRLKDKGIGKNKTREDHADTMNQLFAAYAQGKQAKELAVILGEGALSDIDKLYAKFADEFERKYVSQGEYTDRTIEETLTLGWQLLSIIPRGELKRIRDEYIDKYLPKKGDE; from the coding sequence ATGCTTAAGGAATACAGAACGGTAAGAGAAGTTGCAGGTCCTTTGATGCTTGTCGATCAGGTTGAAGGCGCTGCATATGACGAGCTTGTTGAAATAGAAACTCAAACAGGTGAAATTAGAAGAGGAAGAGTCCTTGAAATAAATGGTGATAAAGCCTTGATACAGCTCTTCGAGAGCTCATCCGGCATAAATTTAAGGGACAGTAAGGTAAGATTTTTAGGAAGGTCATTGGAGCTTGGCGTATCAATAGATATGCTGGGGAGAGTATTTGACGGACTTGGAAGGCCAAAGGATGACGGCCCTAAGATATTGCCCGAGAAAAGGGTTGATATATCCGGTGAACCTATAAATCCTGTCGCCAGAGACTATCCTTCAGAGTTTATACAAACAGGTATATCGGCAATTGACGGATTGAATACACTTGTTAGAGGACAAAAGCTTCCTATATTTTCAGGTTCAGGTTTGCCCCATTCAAGGCTGGCAGCACAGATTGCACGTCAGGCAAAAGTTTTGGCTGCCGACAGCAAATTCGCCGTTGTATTTGCCGCCATGGGTATAACCTTTGAAGAAGCAGACTTCTTCATAAGCGATTTCAAAAAGACTGGAGCTATTGACAGGGCCGTTCTATTTATGAATCTTGCAAACGACCCGGCAATTGAAAGAATTGCAACTCCAAGAATGGCACTGACATGCGCCGAATACCTAGCCTATGAAAAGGATATGCATGTACTTGTTATATTAACGGATATGACAAACTACGCAGAAGCCTTGAGGGAAGTATCAGCAGCACGTAAGGAGGTTCCTGGAAGAAGAGGATATCCCGGATACCTCTATACTGACCTTTCAACTTTATATGAAAGGGCAGGAAGGATTAAGGGAAGAGAAGGTTCAATAACTCAGATTCCAATACTTACAATGCCGGAAGATGACAAGACTCATCCCATTCCTGACCTTACAGGGTATATTACCGAGGGTCAGATAATATTAAGCAGGGAACTATACAGAAAAGGTCTGATGCCTCCTATAGACGTTCTTCCTTCGCTTTCAAGGCTTAAAGATAAAGGTATAGGAAAGAATAAAACAAGGGAAGACCATGCTGACACCATGAACCAGCTTTTTGCAGCTTATGCACAGGGAAAACAGGCTAAAGAGCTGGCGGTAATATTAGGTGAAGGTGCATTATCGGATATTGATAAGCTGTATGCTAAATTTGCCGATGAGTTTGAGAGGAAGTATGTCTCCCAGGGAGAATATACTGACAGGACCATCGAAGAGACCTTGACCCTTGGCTGGCAGCTTTTGTCAATAATTCCAAGAGGAGAATTGAAGAGGATCAGAGACGAATACATTGATAAATACCTTCCCAAAAAAGGGGATGAATAG
- a CDS encoding V-type ATP synthase subunit A has product MGSGKILKISGPLVIAEGMSDAKMFDVVRVGEKKLIGEIIEMRGDKASIQVYEETSGLKPEQPVETTGEPLSVELGPGLIETMFDGIQRPLEAVAKEAGDFITRGINVPSLDRTKKWNFKPVVKLGDKVVGGDVIGVVQETTIVEHRILIPPYVEGEITDIKAGEFTVDYPVCSVKTKGGSIQEVMMMQKWPVRKGRPYKNKITPEEPMITGQRIIDTFFPVAKGGTACVPGPFGSGKTVVQHQFAKWADAEIVVYVGCGERGNEMTDVLMEFPELKDPKSGEPLMKRTVLIANTSNMPVAAREASIYTGITIAEYYRDMGYSVAMMADSTSRWAEALREMSGRLEEMPGEEGYPAYLTSRLAEFYERAGKVVCLGGQERIGALSAIGAVSPPGGDISEPVTQATLKIVKVFWGLDADLAYRRHFPAINWLQSYSLYMDTIRPYIEKNMKVPGWPNLVSDAMRILQEEDELQEIVRLVGLDALSEGDRWTLDIARTVREDYLHQNAFHEVDTYTSMQKQYKMLKLIMDYYTLGKEALDKGAYLSKLESLPVKDRISRVKYISEDKINEIDDVYEELRVQMDSLMGEGA; this is encoded by the coding sequence TTGGGTAGTGGTAAGATTTTAAAAATATCCGGACCTCTTGTCATAGCTGAGGGTATGAGCGATGCTAAGATGTTTGACGTTGTCAGGGTTGGCGAGAAAAAGCTCATCGGCGAAATAATAGAAATGAGAGGCGACAAGGCTTCCATTCAGGTATATGAAGAAACTTCAGGATTAAAGCCTGAACAGCCTGTTGAAACAACGGGAGAGCCACTAAGCGTTGAATTGGGTCCCGGACTTATAGAAACAATGTTTGACGGTATACAAAGGCCTTTGGAGGCCGTTGCTAAAGAAGCAGGGGACTTTATAACAAGAGGTATAAACGTACCTTCACTGGACAGAACTAAAAAGTGGAATTTCAAGCCTGTTGTAAAATTGGGAGATAAAGTTGTCGGCGGAGATGTAATCGGTGTAGTGCAGGAAACCACTATAGTTGAACACAGAATTTTAATTCCGCCTTATGTTGAAGGAGAAATTACCGATATTAAAGCAGGGGAATTTACTGTAGATTATCCTGTTTGCAGCGTAAAGACAAAGGGAGGCTCCATACAGGAAGTCATGATGATGCAGAAATGGCCGGTAAGAAAGGGAAGACCTTATAAGAATAAGATAACACCTGAGGAACCCATGATCACAGGCCAGAGGATAATCGATACATTCTTTCCCGTTGCCAAAGGCGGAACAGCTTGCGTTCCCGGACCTTTCGGAAGCGGAAAGACGGTAGTCCAGCATCAGTTTGCAAAATGGGCAGATGCGGAGATAGTTGTATATGTTGGCTGCGGAGAGCGCGGAAACGAAATGACAGACGTTTTGATGGAGTTCCCGGAGCTTAAGGACCCAAAATCCGGAGAGCCATTGATGAAAAGAACGGTGCTCATTGCCAATACTTCCAATATGCCTGTTGCAGCCCGTGAGGCATCAATATACACAGGTATAACAATTGCGGAATACTATAGGGATATGGGATACTCCGTAGCCATGATGGCAGACTCTACATCAAGATGGGCGGAAGCCTTGCGTGAAATGTCTGGACGTCTTGAAGAAATGCCGGGCGAAGAAGGATATCCTGCATATCTTACATCAAGATTGGCAGAATTCTATGAACGTGCCGGCAAGGTTGTTTGCTTAGGCGGACAGGAAAGGATAGGAGCACTTAGTGCAATAGGTGCCGTATCACCCCCCGGAGGAGATATTTCCGAGCCTGTTACCCAGGCTACCTTAAAAATAGTTAAGGTTTTCTGGGGACTGGATGCGGACCTTGCATACAGAAGGCACTTCCCGGCAATAAACTGGCTGCAGAGCTACTCGCTATATATGGATACGATAAGACCTTACATTGAAAAGAACATGAAAGTACCCGGATGGCCTAATCTTGTAAGCGATGCAATGAGAATACTGCAGGAAGAAGATGAACTTCAGGAAATCGTCAGGCTGGTAGGTTTGGATGCATTGTCCGAAGGTGACAGATGGACCTTGGATATAGCCCGTACAGTAAGAGAAGACTACCTGCACCAGAATGCATTCCATGAAGTAGATACATATACCTCAATGCAGAAGCAGTATAAAATGCTGAAGCTTATTATGGATTATTATACCCTGGGAAAAGAAGCCCTTGATAAGGGAGCTTATCTTAGTAAATTAGAATCTCTTCCTGTAAAAGACAGGATATCCAGGGTAAAATATATTTCAGAAGATAAGATCAATGAAATAGACGACGTATATGAAGAGCTTAGGGTACAGATGGATTCTCTAATGGGGGAAGGTGCTTAG
- a CDS encoding V-type ATP synthase subunit F: MYKIGVVGERDSIIAFLALGLDVKAVENKDDAEKTVDTMARKGYGLIFITETVAKDISETIERYKKQMLPAIILIPGTQGSLGIGLASVKDNVEKAVGVDILSKKEG, translated from the coding sequence ATGTATAAAATAGGTGTTGTCGGAGAGAGGGATTCTATAATAGCTTTTCTTGCCCTAGGGTTAGATGTAAAGGCTGTGGAAAATAAAGATGATGCTGAAAAAACAGTAGATACTATGGCCCGGAAAGGATATGGACTGATATTTATCACAGAAACTGTTGCAAAAGATATATCAGAAACTATAGAGCGTTATAAAAAACAGATGCTTCCTGCTATTATTCTTATACCGGGGACTCAGGGAAGTCTTGGTATTGGCCTTGCCAGTGTAAAGGATAATGTGGAGAAAGCTGTCGGAGTTGATATTCTATCAAAGAAAGAAGGTTGA
- a CDS encoding V-type ATP synthase subunit C produces the protein MDNTIFAQSVARLRFLETKMLDKSKLEALVDAKSFEDCIRMLQDSVYSEYITLSSYEEGLKRSIEDLYKEMYKTSPVKEVIDILAIRYDGHNIKCLTKSKISGTDTSSIVIDAGTIPVDALKYMIKEENYKDMPDTLRQSIQKALEDYAANQDPQEIDITIDKGMYQYMLQVAKDKRQDYLLDLVKLFIDLINIKAFIRVKVQDKERELFQKIFIPGGQVDKDVFVNNLNASLDNFANKIAHTKHFTWVKAGIEDYFKDGNLGSIEKYGDNYLIDYLWKAKLIMFGPEPLAAFIIARENEIRALRIILTGKKNEVRPDVIRERLRDIYV, from the coding sequence ATGGATAATACAATTTTTGCCCAGAGCGTTGCCCGGTTAAGGTTCCTGGAAACTAAGATGCTGGACAAATCAAAACTTGAAGCCCTTGTAGATGCAAAAAGTTTTGAAGACTGTATCAGGATGCTTCAGGACTCTGTTTATAGTGAATATATAACATTGTCTTCTTATGAGGAAGGACTCAAAAGGTCTATTGAAGATTTGTACAAAGAAATGTATAAGACTTCTCCTGTTAAAGAAGTGATAGATATCTTAGCTATACGGTATGACGGACATAACATAAAATGCCTGACAAAAAGTAAAATAAGCGGTACTGATACTTCTTCAATCGTAATTGATGCCGGAACAATACCTGTAGATGCCTTAAAGTATATGATAAAAGAAGAAAACTACAAAGATATGCCGGACACATTAAGGCAAAGTATACAAAAAGCTTTGGAAGATTATGCAGCCAATCAAGATCCTCAGGAAATTGATATTACGATTGACAAAGGAATGTATCAATATATGCTGCAAGTGGCAAAGGATAAAAGACAGGATTATCTCTTAGATTTAGTAAAGCTCTTTATTGATTTGATAAATATAAAGGCATTTATCAGAGTTAAAGTGCAGGATAAAGAACGAGAGCTTTTCCAAAAAATATTCATTCCTGGAGGCCAAGTTGACAAAGATGTGTTTGTGAATAATCTCAATGCTTCGCTGGATAATTTTGCAAACAAAATTGCCCATACAAAGCATTTTACGTGGGTAAAGGCAGGAATAGAAGACTATTTTAAGGATGGGAATCTTGGGAGTATTGAAAAATATGGTGACAATTATTTGATTGATTATTTGTGGAAAGCTAAATTAATTATGTTTGGTCCGGAGCCTCTGGCAGCATTTATAATTGCAAGAGAAAATGAAATAAGGGCGCTTAGGATTATATTGACAGGAAAAAAGAATGAAGTCCGCCCGGATGTTATCAGGGAAAGGCTGCGTGATATTTATGTATAA
- a CDS encoding V-type ATP synthase subunit E, with translation MAGIDNLKKRILRDDEIEAEKILKEAEDKAKQILEESKIKAESAINEAKAKAQKNGEDSKDRIIARARLDGRNNVLSAKQELIDKIFTLAEEKINSMDKKDYSVFIEELLINSVETGDEEVILSDNDKDRLDPGLVAMVNQKLTSQNKNWMLKISDEKRNIKSGFLLKNKGIEVNCSVESLIRSLRESLEGEIAGLLFEDR, from the coding sequence ATGGCCGGTATAGATAATTTAAAGAAAAGAATACTTAGGGATGATGAAATTGAGGCTGAAAAAATACTAAAAGAAGCAGAAGATAAAGCTAAGCAAATATTAGAAGAATCCAAGATAAAAGCCGAATCGGCTATCAATGAAGCAAAAGCTAAGGCACAAAAAAATGGGGAAGACAGTAAAGACAGGATAATTGCAAGAGCACGGCTGGATGGTAGAAATAATGTTCTTTCTGCAAAGCAGGAACTGATAGATAAAATATTTACACTGGCTGAAGAAAAAATAAACAGTATGGATAAGAAAGATTATTCGGTTTTTATTGAAGAGCTACTTATAAATAGTGTTGAAACAGGCGATGAAGAGGTTATTTTATCTGATAATGATAAAGACAGGCTTGACCCGGGATTGGTTGCAATGGTTAATCAAAAGCTGACTTCACAGAATAAAAATTGGATGTTGAAAATAAGCGATGAAAAAAGAAATATAAAGTCGGGCTTTTTATTAAAAAACAAAGGCATAGAAGTTAATTGTTCAGTGGAATCATTGATAAGATCACTCAGGGAAAGTCTTGAAGGAGAGATAGCAGGTTTACTTTTCGAGGACAGGTAA
- a CDS encoding V-type ATP synthase subunit K — protein sequence MESTNFLAFLSEFGGPILTLLGAALAALMAGMGSARGVAIVGEAAAGLVSEDPEKFSKSLILQVVPGTQGFYGFITALIVLSRIGLLTGNLVPLSLYQGFMFLMACLPVAFVQYFSAIQQGKTAAAGIQILAKKPEKFFNGVIYAVVVETYAVIALITSILMIVNITL from the coding sequence ATGGAATCAACAAACTTTTTAGCATTTTTAAGTGAATTCGGAGGACCTATATTAACATTACTAGGCGCCGCACTGGCAGCATTGATGGCAGGTATGGGATCGGCAAGAGGCGTTGCCATAGTTGGAGAAGCGGCTGCGGGATTAGTTTCAGAAGACCCTGAGAAATTTTCTAAGTCGTTGATACTTCAAGTTGTTCCAGGTACACAGGGATTCTACGGTTTTATAACAGCACTTATTGTTCTTTCAAGAATTGGGTTGCTGACAGGAAACTTGGTACCATTGTCACTTTATCAAGGATTTATGTTTCTTATGGCATGTTTACCCGTTGCTTTTGTTCAATATTTTTCTGCCATACAGCAAGGTAAAACGGCAGCAGCAGGTATCCAGATACTTGCCAAAAAGCCTGAAAAGTTCTTTAATGGTGTTATCTATGCCGTAGTTGTTGAAACTTATGCGGTTATAGCTCTTATAACTTCAATATTGATGATAGTAAATATAACGCTATAA